The proteins below come from a single Pradoshia eiseniae genomic window:
- the prli42 gene encoding stressosome-associated protein Prli42, which produces MSNKRTQKIIVYLMIITMVVVTLLSGISAFL; this is translated from the coding sequence ATGTCTAATAAGCGTACTCAAAAAATCATCGTCTACTTAATGATTATTACCATGGTAGTAGTTACCCTGCTATCAGGAATTTCCGCTTTTTTATAG
- the mce gene encoding methylmalonyl-CoA epimerase, producing the protein MQRGINHIGIAVKSISEALPLYEDVFGMINEGEEIVPSQKVRVAFLSAGNTRIELLEPLDGTSAIAKFIETKGEGIHHIALEVSSIKDRIAELKEKGLQLIDEEPRPGAHHTEVAFIHPKSVHRVLVELCEKPKREE; encoded by the coding sequence ATGCAAAGGGGAATCAACCATATAGGAATCGCCGTTAAATCTATTTCGGAAGCGCTTCCTCTATACGAGGATGTGTTTGGGATGATTAACGAAGGGGAGGAAATTGTTCCAAGCCAAAAAGTTAGGGTTGCCTTCCTTTCAGCTGGGAACACACGGATTGAATTGCTTGAGCCGCTGGATGGGACAAGCGCAATCGCGAAATTTATTGAAACAAAAGGAGAGGGGATTCATCATATTGCGCTTGAGGTATCAAGCATCAAGGATCGAATCGCCGAACTGAAAGAAAAAGGACTGCAGTTGATTGATGAAGAACCGAGGCCTGGTGCACACCATACAGAAGTGGCATTCATACATCCTAAGTCAGTACATAGGGTTTTGGTTGAATTATGCGAGAAACCGAAACGGGAGGAATAA
- a CDS encoding acyl-CoA carboxylase subunit beta, translating to MDIYEKITELYDRRNDIELGGGFEKIEKQHEKGKLTARERIDLLVDEDSFVELYAFVEHRNKDFGLDQVKGPGDGVVTGYGKIDGRPVYIFSQDFTVFGGALGEMHAKKISNIMDLAAKNGAPIIGLNDSGGARIQEGVTSLDGYGHVFYRNVIYSGVVPQISVIMGPCAGGAVYSPAITDFVFMVDKTSQMFITGPKVIETVTGEKISSEDLGGAKVHNTISGNAHFEGETEEETLKMVRRLVSYLPLNNDQLPPRKEWDDKNDDRPDLCDIVPYDGVRPYDVRKVVVEVVDEGSFMEVQAGFAKNIVVGLARLRGETIGLVCNQPKNMAGGLDINSSDKAARFIRFCDSFNIPIVTFEDVSGFFPGIKQEHGGIIRHGAKILYAYSEATVPKLTVILRKAYGGAYVALNSKSIGADLVYAWPNAEIAVMGPQGAANIIFAREINNSPDPEKVRQQKIEEYREKFANPYVAASQGMVDDVIDPRDTRLKIAQALEILRTKKEVRPAKKHGNIPL from the coding sequence GTGGATATTTACGAGAAGATCACGGAGCTGTATGACAGAAGGAATGATATTGAGCTTGGCGGCGGATTCGAGAAAATTGAGAAGCAGCATGAGAAGGGGAAATTGACTGCCAGGGAACGGATTGACCTTCTTGTAGATGAGGATAGCTTTGTTGAATTATATGCTTTTGTCGAACACCGGAATAAAGATTTTGGATTAGACCAGGTTAAAGGGCCAGGGGATGGCGTAGTGACCGGCTATGGAAAGATAGACGGCAGGCCTGTATACATATTTTCACAGGATTTCACCGTATTTGGGGGGGCGCTTGGCGAGATGCATGCCAAGAAAATCTCCAACATTATGGATTTGGCCGCAAAGAATGGAGCTCCGATTATAGGCTTGAATGACTCAGGGGGAGCGAGGATTCAAGAGGGGGTCACATCTCTTGATGGATATGGACATGTATTCTATCGGAATGTAATTTATTCAGGTGTGGTCCCGCAAATTTCTGTCATCATGGGACCATGTGCAGGAGGGGCTGTCTATTCACCAGCTATCACTGATTTTGTTTTCATGGTGGATAAGACGAGCCAAATGTTCATCACGGGACCTAAGGTAATTGAAACCGTCACAGGGGAGAAAATCAGCTCAGAGGACCTGGGCGGAGCAAAGGTTCATAATACGATAAGCGGCAATGCTCATTTTGAAGGGGAAACAGAAGAAGAGACCTTAAAAATGGTGAGAAGGCTTGTGTCTTACCTGCCGCTTAACAATGATCAATTGCCGCCCCGCAAGGAATGGGATGATAAGAATGATGACCGTCCAGATCTTTGTGATATCGTGCCATATGATGGGGTGCGCCCCTATGATGTCAGAAAGGTCGTCGTTGAAGTGGTGGATGAGGGCTCCTTCATGGAGGTTCAGGCGGGATTCGCGAAGAATATCGTCGTTGGGCTTGCCCGTCTGCGCGGAGAAACAATCGGCCTTGTCTGCAATCAGCCAAAAAACATGGCAGGCGGACTTGATATCAATTCATCCGACAAGGCGGCCCGCTTCATCCGTTTTTGTGATTCCTTTAATATCCCAATCGTGACATTTGAGGATGTGTCTGGCTTCTTCCCGGGAATTAAGCAGGAGCATGGCGGCATCATTCGCCACGGAGCAAAGATCCTCTACGCCTATTCAGAGGCAACTGTTCCAAAGCTGACTGTCATCCTGCGCAAAGCGTATGGCGGGGCATATGTCGCGCTTAACAGCAAATCCATCGGGGCAGATCTGGTTTATGCTTGGCCTAATGCGGAGATTGCTGTCATGGGTCCGCAAGGTGCTGCCAATATCATATTTGCCAGGGAAATCAATAATAGTCCAGACCCTGAGAAAGTGCGTCAGCAAAAGATTGAGGAATACCGTGAGAAGTTTGCCAACCCTTATGTGGCGGCAAGTCAAGGGATGGTCGATGATGTCATTGACCCGCGAGATACCCGCCTCAAAATTGCTCAGGCACTTGAGATACTTAGAACGAAAAAGGAAGTCCGGCCGGCGAAAAAACATGGGAATATTCCTTTATAA
- a CDS encoding M20/M25/M40 family metallo-hydrolase, with translation MINEERLLQEFLELVQIDSETKNEGQISKVLKDKFTALGLDVYEDNAKETTGFGAGNLICTLPGNVEGADTIYFTSHMDTVTPGAGVKPSIKDGYVVTDGTTILGADDKTGLSVMLEVLRVIKEKDLKHGTIQFIITVGEESGLVGAKALDPSLIKATYGFALDSDEEVGNIIVAAPTQAKIKAVIKGKTAHAGVAPEKGVSAITIAAKAIAKMPLGRIDEETTANIGVFDCANKQTNIVVDHVEILAEARSLITEKMEKQAALMKEAFESAAAEMGGTAEVEIEVMYPGFKYGDGDHVVEVAKKAARKIGREPELKHSGGGSDANVIAGHGIPTVNLAVGYEDIHTTNEKMPIAELYKLGEMVLAIIEEVAAPTK, from the coding sequence ATGATTAATGAAGAAAGATTATTGCAAGAATTTCTCGAATTAGTCCAAATCGATTCTGAAACAAAGAACGAAGGACAAATCTCAAAGGTATTAAAAGATAAATTCACGGCGCTTGGCCTGGATGTATACGAAGACAATGCCAAGGAAACAACCGGATTTGGAGCGGGCAACTTAATTTGTACGCTTCCTGGGAATGTGGAAGGTGCGGATACGATCTATTTCACCTCCCATATGGATACGGTCACACCGGGTGCTGGCGTTAAGCCAAGCATTAAAGATGGATATGTCGTCACAGACGGGACAACCATCCTCGGGGCTGATGACAAGACAGGTCTGTCTGTCATGCTTGAGGTTTTACGTGTAATTAAGGAAAAAGACTTAAAGCACGGTACAATCCAATTTATCATTACGGTTGGAGAAGAGTCCGGACTTGTTGGTGCGAAAGCTCTTGACCCATCCCTTATTAAAGCTACATACGGATTTGCATTGGACAGCGATGAAGAGGTTGGCAACATCATCGTCGCTGCGCCGACACAAGCAAAAATCAAGGCGGTTATCAAAGGTAAAACCGCTCATGCAGGCGTAGCTCCTGAAAAAGGTGTTTCAGCTATCACAATCGCTGCAAAAGCAATTGCGAAAATGCCGCTTGGGCGCATTGATGAAGAAACAACAGCTAATATTGGCGTATTTGATTGTGCTAATAAACAAACCAATATTGTTGTGGATCATGTTGAAATCTTGGCTGAAGCACGTTCCCTAATTACAGAAAAGATGGAGAAACAAGCTGCTCTCATGAAAGAGGCATTTGAATCTGCAGCTGCTGAAATGGGCGGTACTGCTGAAGTTGAAATCGAGGTTATGTACCCTGGCTTCAAATATGGAGACGGCGACCATGTCGTTGAAGTAGCGAAGAAGGCTGCCAGAAAAATCGGCAGAGAACCTGAATTGAAGCATAGCGGAGGCGGGTCTGACGCAAATGTAATCGCTGGTCACGGCATCCCGACGGTCAATCTGGCTGTAGGCTATGAAGACATTCACACAACGAATGAAAAAATGCCAATTGCTGAACTATATAAATTAGGCGAAATGGTATTGGCTATTATTGAAGAAGTAGCTGCTCCAACGAAGTAA
- a CDS encoding DNA polymerase IV, with translation MTAEGKAKKGGRIIFHVDMNSFYASVEIAFDPSLKGKPLAIAGNAKERRGIIVTCSYEARKFGVKTTMPIWQAQKLCPKLIVMEPNFDRYRAASQGIFELLRTFTPIVEPVSIDEGYLDITDYCEGQSPIKIAHTIQERIMDTMGLPCSIGIAPNKFLAKTASDMKKPMGITILRKREVKDKLWPLPVGEMHGVGEKTAQKLATIHIKTIGDLANGYEGALEKLLGINGLRLKERANGIDRREVDPESIFDYKSVGNSTTLPRDITNQQELFAVLKRLSEKVSARLKKKELLASKVQIMIRYKDRRTVTRGKTLVNPIIKGEDLYMHAKDLFVKNWNGDPVRLLGVTANEVIEAHEAMKQLDLFSYTQDVKEVKLESAVNAITRKFGSQIIKKGIKIHDKDAASNTSFSKDFLHRPKDDGPYGK, from the coding sequence ATGACAGCAGAAGGGAAGGCAAAAAAAGGCGGGCGCATCATCTTTCACGTGGATATGAATAGCTTCTATGCATCAGTGGAAATCGCATTTGACCCATCGCTCAAGGGGAAGCCCTTGGCCATTGCCGGCAATGCGAAGGAACGCAGAGGCATTATTGTGACATGCAGCTATGAAGCGCGGAAATTTGGCGTGAAGACAACCATGCCTATCTGGCAAGCTCAAAAGCTTTGCCCGAAGCTGATAGTGATGGAGCCTAATTTTGACCGGTACCGAGCGGCCTCCCAAGGAATCTTTGAGCTGCTGCGCACCTTTACGCCTATCGTGGAGCCTGTCTCTATTGATGAGGGCTATCTTGACATCACCGACTATTGCGAAGGCCAATCGCCGATCAAGATCGCTCATACTATCCAGGAGCGCATCATGGATACGATGGGACTTCCTTGCAGTATTGGAATTGCACCAAATAAATTCTTGGCCAAAACCGCCTCTGATATGAAAAAGCCAATGGGAATTACCATTTTGCGCAAGCGGGAAGTGAAGGATAAGCTCTGGCCGCTACCAGTGGGAGAGATGCATGGCGTTGGGGAGAAAACAGCCCAAAAGCTTGCCACGATTCATATTAAGACAATCGGGGATTTAGCGAATGGCTATGAGGGTGCACTTGAAAAGCTGTTGGGAATTAATGGACTCCGCCTAAAGGAACGGGCCAATGGCATAGACCGCCGTGAGGTCGACCCTGAATCGATTTTTGATTACAAGAGTGTCGGGAATTCTACGACTCTTCCGCGAGATATTACGAATCAGCAAGAATTATTCGCCGTGCTGAAACGCTTAAGTGAAAAAGTAAGTGCCAGGCTAAAGAAAAAAGAGTTATTAGCATCAAAAGTTCAAATTATGATACGCTATAAGGATAGAAGGACAGTCACTCGGGGTAAAACATTGGTAAACCCTATTATAAAGGGCGAGGATTTATACATGCATGCGAAGGACCTATTCGTAAAGAATTGGAATGGCGATCCTGTCCGTTTGCTCGGCGTCACCGCCAACGAGGTCATTGAGGCGCACGAGGCCATGAAGCAGCTAGATTTATTCTCCTATACACAGGATGTGAAGGAAGTAAAGCTAGAGAGCGCTGTTAATGCGATTACAAGGAAATTTGGAAGTCAAATCATTAAAAAGGGCATTAAGATCCATGATAAGGATGCTGCGAGCAATACGAGCTTCAGCAAAGATTTTTTGCACCGGCCAAAGGATGATGGTCCTTATGGAAAATAG
- the gndA gene encoding NADP-dependent phosphogluconate dehydrogenase, with amino-acid sequence MGKQQIGVIGLAVMGKNLAFNIESRGYSISVYNRSSDKTEAMMKEAEGKNVLPTYSIEEFVNSLEKPRKILIMVKAGAATDATIAQLTPHLDKGDIIIDGGNTFFKDTQRRNEELSKQGFYFIGTGVSGGEEGALKGPSIMPGGQKEAYELVAPILKAISAKVGEDDCCTYIGPDGAGHYVKMVHNGIEYGDMQLISESYALLRHILGLNAKELHEVFAEWNKGELDSYLIEITADIFTKTDEETGKPMVDIILDKAGQKGTGKWTSQSALDLGVPLPIITESVFARFLSALKDERVAASKVLSGPARKEFAGDKQAFIESIRKALYMSKICSYAQGFAQMKAASDEFNWDLQYGDIAMIFRGGCIIRAQFLQKIKDAYDRNPELKNLLLDEYFKEIVTSYQDALREVIGTAIQAGIPVPCFSAALSYYDSYRAETLPANLLQAQRDYFGAHTYERVDKEGIFHTEWMEEDK; translated from the coding sequence ATGGGAAAACAACAAATTGGTGTCATCGGTTTAGCCGTTATGGGCAAAAACCTAGCATTTAATATAGAGAGCCGTGGTTATTCGATTTCCGTTTACAATCGTTCTTCTGATAAGACAGAAGCAATGATGAAAGAGGCGGAAGGCAAAAATGTGCTTCCTACATATTCAATTGAGGAGTTCGTCAATTCCCTTGAGAAACCTCGCAAAATCTTGATCATGGTCAAAGCGGGTGCTGCAACAGATGCGACAATCGCTCAATTGACTCCGCATCTTGATAAGGGTGACATCATTATTGATGGAGGCAACACCTTCTTCAAAGATACGCAGCGCCGCAATGAAGAGCTCAGCAAACAAGGCTTCTACTTTATCGGTACTGGTGTATCAGGCGGTGAGGAAGGCGCATTAAAAGGACCTTCCATCATGCCAGGAGGACAAAAAGAGGCTTATGAGCTTGTTGCTCCAATCTTGAAGGCCATCTCTGCAAAAGTTGGTGAAGATGATTGCTGCACTTACATCGGTCCGGATGGAGCGGGTCATTATGTGAAAATGGTCCATAACGGCATCGAATACGGAGACATGCAATTGATTTCTGAATCCTATGCTCTTCTCCGTCATATCCTTGGACTAAATGCAAAAGAGCTGCATGAGGTGTTCGCTGAGTGGAATAAGGGTGAGCTTGATAGCTATTTGATCGAAATCACGGCTGATATCTTCACGAAAACGGATGAGGAAACAGGAAAGCCAATGGTGGACATCATCCTTGATAAAGCTGGCCAAAAAGGTACTGGAAAATGGACAAGCCAAAGTGCGCTTGACCTCGGTGTGCCGCTTCCAATTATCACGGAGTCTGTATTCGCTCGCTTCTTGTCAGCTTTGAAAGATGAGCGTGTTGCAGCCTCTAAAGTATTATCTGGTCCTGCACGAAAAGAATTTGCTGGTGATAAACAAGCATTTATTGAGTCCATTCGCAAGGCCCTTTACATGAGCAAAATCTGCTCTTATGCCCAAGGTTTTGCCCAAATGAAGGCTGCATCCGATGAATTCAACTGGGATCTTCAATATGGAGACATCGCGATGATCTTCCGCGGAGGCTGCATCATTCGCGCCCAATTCCTGCAAAAAATCAAGGATGCATATGACCGCAATCCAGAGCTAAAGAATCTTCTGCTTGATGAATACTTCAAAGAAATCGTCACAAGCTACCAGGATGCCCTGCGTGAAGTAATCGGCACGGCCATCCAAGCTGGAATCCCGGTACCATGCTTCAGCGCTGCCTTATCATATTATGACAGCTACCGTGCTGAAACATTGCCGGCTAATCTATTGCAGGCACAACGCGATTATTTCGGCGCCCACACATATGAGCGCGTTGACAAAGAAGGCATCTTCCATACAGAGTGGATGGAAGAAGATAAATAA
- a CDS encoding dicarboxylate/amino acid:cation symporter, producing the protein MKKFGILPKIIAAIFLGIGIGMIAPAWLVRLFATFNSLFSSFLEFIIPFIIIGFIASGIGTMGRGAGKMLGITTGLAYASTILAGLMAFFAAKTFYPALLQNQTSQSFASPEEALLSPYFTIEMPAVMGVMTALLVAFTIGLGMASIKGDALLKVMDEFKEIVVKVINSIIIPLLPIHIFGIFANMTQGGQIASIMSVFAKVFVMIIILHLVMIALQYTVAGTISRKNPYRMLKNMMPAYFTALGTQSSASTIPVTVAHTKKMGVKEKVADFTVPLLATIHLSGSTITLVSCSIAVMMLQGMEASFVQMFPFILMLGVTMIAAPGVPGGAVMAALGLLESMLGFSDNMLSLMIALYLAQDSFGTACNVTGDGAISAIAERFQLKDGKSTTNSLEQMM; encoded by the coding sequence ATGAAAAAATTTGGGATTTTACCTAAAATTATCGCAGCTATTTTCCTCGGAATAGGTATTGGCATGATTGCCCCGGCATGGCTGGTACGCCTATTTGCTACATTTAACAGTTTGTTCAGCAGTTTTCTGGAATTTATTATCCCATTCATCATTATCGGCTTTATTGCTTCAGGGATTGGCACAATGGGCAGAGGCGCCGGAAAAATGCTTGGAATTACGACTGGCTTAGCCTATGCTTCGACTATTCTGGCTGGTCTAATGGCCTTTTTTGCCGCAAAGACTTTCTATCCTGCATTGCTTCAAAATCAGACAAGCCAAAGCTTTGCCAGCCCTGAGGAAGCCTTGCTTTCTCCATACTTCACAATTGAAATGCCAGCGGTCATGGGCGTTATGACTGCCTTGCTGGTAGCTTTCACAATTGGCTTAGGGATGGCATCCATTAAAGGCGATGCCTTGCTAAAGGTGATGGATGAATTTAAAGAGATTGTTGTCAAGGTCATTAATTCAATCATCATTCCTTTATTGCCTATCCATATCTTTGGTATATTTGCAAATATGACACAGGGTGGCCAGATTGCCTCCATTATGAGCGTATTCGCTAAAGTTTTTGTCATGATCATCATCCTGCATTTAGTGATGATAGCCTTGCAATATACAGTAGCTGGAACGATTTCAAGGAAAAATCCATATCGGATGTTAAAGAATATGATGCCAGCATACTTTACAGCGCTTGGAACTCAATCCTCTGCTTCGACGATTCCTGTCACCGTAGCGCATACGAAGAAAATGGGCGTGAAAGAAAAAGTCGCTGATTTCACCGTACCGCTCCTAGCTACAATTCATTTATCTGGAAGCACGATTACATTGGTCAGCTGTTCGATTGCTGTCATGATGCTTCAGGGTATGGAGGCCAGTTTTGTCCAAATGTTCCCCTTCATTCTCATGCTCGGCGTCACAATGATTGCTGCTCCCGGTGTCCCTGGAGGCGCTGTTATGGCTGCATTAGGATTGCTAGAGTCCATGCTCGGGTTCTCTGATAATATGCTTTCTCTCATGATTGCCCTTTATCTGGCCCAGGACAGCTTTGGAACTGCCTGCAATGTAACAGGAGATGGAGCCATCTCAGCCATTGCTGAGCGTTTTCAACTAAAAGACGGCAAATCAACTACCAACTCACTGGAACAGATGATGTGA
- the abc-f gene encoding ribosomal protection-like ABC-F family protein, protein MNIISLRGIKKSYGDHQLLTNVTLTVQANERIGLIGKNGAGKTTLANILAGDIECDEGTLEFRNEFIKIGYLRQSVEYTSRTMQAMVEARAEDGLFTFTSRLGMEKLPAWEEKRFEHLSGGERIKLALAYVWSSKPDVLILDEPTNHLDQAGMDWLIEELASFEGAAIIISHDRYFLDQTVTRIFEIEEGVAHEYRGNYTSYRAQKEERRRIQQHQYETQQKDIRRIQQQIAQLTNWSEKAHSQSTKQEGYKEYYRAKAKKMDIQVKSKKKRLEAELNKHQAAKPVEEAKIEFDFLGRGKHGKRLLEARDIKKKYGERILFENSHFYMKHGEKIALTGANGTGKTTLIKIILKEECLTSGELWASPSLKIGYMSQDAGDLPLEKKPVDAIGLHSRDEINKAKTILVNLGFDREHLDVPVSSLSLGQRIKVKLTGLLLEGYDLLILDEPTNHLDLESREQLEKTLSVYPGSLLVVSHDRFFTEKLCTKKLHIENRRIRRIEGINVHDRPKQESQSNEEDWMVNELKLTEVLGKLSSLSRDDASYQELEKEFQRLTQEKLIMRNRGKYS, encoded by the coding sequence ATGAACATTATTAGTCTAAGAGGAATAAAGAAATCCTATGGGGATCATCAGTTGCTTACTAATGTGACATTGACGGTTCAAGCAAATGAACGAATTGGCCTTATTGGAAAAAATGGCGCTGGAAAGACAACACTCGCCAATATTCTTGCAGGAGACATTGAATGTGATGAGGGAACGCTTGAATTTAGGAATGAATTTATTAAAATAGGCTATTTGCGCCAATCAGTTGAGTATACATCAAGGACAATGCAAGCCATGGTGGAGGCGAGAGCAGAGGATGGATTGTTTACGTTCACGAGCCGCCTGGGAATGGAAAAATTGCCGGCATGGGAGGAAAAGCGTTTTGAGCATTTGAGCGGTGGAGAGCGAATTAAGCTAGCATTGGCCTATGTGTGGTCCTCTAAGCCAGATGTGCTTATATTAGATGAGCCCACCAATCATTTAGATCAGGCCGGAATGGATTGGCTTATTGAGGAATTGGCCAGTTTTGAAGGAGCTGCCATCATCATTTCTCATGACCGGTATTTTCTTGATCAGACAGTTACGAGAATTTTTGAAATCGAAGAGGGAGTAGCGCACGAATATAGAGGAAATTATACGTCTTATCGAGCTCAGAAAGAAGAAAGGAGAAGAATTCAGCAGCATCAGTATGAAACACAGCAAAAGGACATCCGCAGAATTCAGCAGCAAATTGCCCAGCTCACCAATTGGTCTGAGAAGGCACATAGCCAGTCGACGAAGCAGGAGGGATATAAGGAGTATTACCGAGCAAAAGCGAAAAAAATGGACATTCAAGTGAAGTCCAAGAAGAAACGGCTTGAAGCAGAGCTGAATAAGCATCAGGCAGCAAAGCCAGTTGAAGAGGCAAAAATTGAATTTGATTTTCTTGGCAGGGGCAAACATGGAAAACGCCTCCTTGAGGCAAGAGATATAAAGAAAAAATACGGTGAGCGAATTCTCTTTGAGAACAGCCATTTCTACATGAAGCATGGCGAGAAAATCGCCCTTACAGGAGCCAATGGCACAGGTAAGACGACACTTATCAAGATTATCCTGAAGGAGGAGTGCCTTACCTCAGGGGAACTATGGGCAAGTCCTAGCTTAAAGATCGGCTATATGAGCCAGGATGCAGGCGATCTGCCGTTGGAGAAGAAACCGGTCGATGCCATCGGCTTGCATAGTCGAGATGAAATTAATAAGGCAAAGACGATACTGGTGAACCTTGGGTTTGACAGGGAACATTTAGACGTGCCAGTCAGTTCCTTATCCCTCGGTCAGCGAATTAAAGTAAAACTCACTGGCTTACTTCTCGAAGGATATGATCTGCTCATCCTGGATGAGCCAACGAATCACTTGGACCTTGAAAGCAGGGAACAGCTGGAGAAAACCTTATCTGTTTATCCAGGTTCGCTATTGGTTGTATCGCATGACCGATTCTTCACGGAGAAGCTATGTACCAAGAAGCTGCATATTGAAAATCGTCGAATCAGGCGGATTGAAGGGATAAATGTTCATGATCGGCCGAAGCAGGAGAGTCAATCAAATGAGGAAGATTGGATGGTCAATGAGCTGAAATTAACAGAGGTTCTAGGGAAGCTTAGCAGTCTCAGCCGAGATGATGCATCTTATCAAGAGCTGGAAAAAGAGTTTCAGCGGTTGACGCAGGAAAAATTAATCATGAGGAATCGGGGTAAGTACTCTTAG
- a CDS encoding MOSC domain-containing protein: protein MLVGHVKELIRHPVKSFTGEHVNETSIMSYGLYGDRSHAYLDQTRPSKFLTITQAPQMAAFKASFTGPDRLDAYPDISVLSPDGRRMKWDDPCLLRELESISGRQISPITYTPECVPIGPLEEDHLLIVTDASIQSLSDEWGHPVDYRRFRPNLVLELLDNEAYAEETWIGKRLLIGDTIELSINNPCERCMIITVDPSTGTADASLLKLIAKTRQNHFGVYGSVIKTGTIRVGDAVRVVT from the coding sequence TTGTTGGTCGGGCATGTAAAAGAACTAATCCGCCATCCTGTCAAATCATTCACTGGTGAACATGTCAATGAAACATCCATCATGTCTTATGGTTTATATGGAGACAGAAGCCATGCCTATTTAGATCAGACAAGGCCAAGTAAATTCCTAACGATTACACAGGCCCCTCAAATGGCTGCATTCAAGGCTTCGTTTACAGGGCCTGATAGGCTTGATGCCTATCCTGACATTTCTGTTCTATCCCCCGATGGAAGGCGAATGAAATGGGATGATCCGTGCCTTCTGAGAGAGCTTGAATCCATTTCCGGACGCCAAATCAGTCCTATTACCTATACGCCGGAATGTGTACCAATTGGGCCGCTTGAGGAGGATCATCTTCTCATTGTCACAGATGCCTCCATCCAATCCTTATCAGACGAATGGGGACATCCGGTTGATTATAGAAGATTTCGTCCCAATCTCGTACTGGAATTGCTAGATAATGAGGCCTATGCGGAGGAAACTTGGATAGGCAAACGCTTGCTAATCGGCGATACGATTGAATTATCGATTAACAATCCCTGTGAACGCTGCATGATTATTACGGTCGATCCCTCAACAGGCACAGCGGATGCCTCTTTGTTAAAATTAATCGCCAAGACAAGGCAAAATCATTTTGGTGTATACGGTTCAGTGATAAAAACTGGTACAATCCGCGTAGGAGATGCTGTCCGGGTAGTCACGTAA
- a CDS encoding potassium channel family protein — protein MKSYLVIGAGRFGTGIVKELHKQHCEVVVCDKDERDLELLEEYATHAIVGDFRERDVLDELKIDQFNAVFIAIGSDAYSAILITKKVKERKAKKIIAKANNREIGEILQSLGADRVILPEEEAGRKVARQELLTGVIEYIEITKDISAIEMEVPEMMHGKSLNEMNFSRKFDITVSLVLRNGEPILSHFADLKLQPGDDFLLIGSNTNIDKFKKKYK, from the coding sequence ATGAAGTCATATTTAGTCATTGGAGCCGGACGGTTTGGAACAGGGATTGTTAAGGAACTTCACAAACAGCATTGTGAAGTGGTTGTGTGTGACAAAGACGAACGAGACTTAGAATTACTCGAGGAATATGCTACTCATGCCATCGTTGGCGATTTCCGTGAACGGGATGTGCTGGACGAATTGAAGATTGACCAATTCAATGCGGTGTTTATTGCGATTGGCTCTGACGCTTATTCCGCAATCCTTATCACGAAGAAGGTGAAGGAGCGGAAAGCCAAGAAAATTATTGCCAAGGCCAACAATCGTGAAATCGGCGAAATCCTGCAAAGCTTAGGCGCTGATCGGGTCATCCTCCCTGAAGAGGAAGCAGGAAGAAAAGTTGCCCGCCAAGAATTGCTGACAGGCGTTATTGAATATATTGAAATTACAAAGGATATTTCTGCCATTGAAATGGAAGTGCCAGAAATGATGCACGGGAAATCATTGAATGAAATGAACTTCTCAAGAAAATTCGATATCACTGTTTCCTTGGTGCTTCGCAATGGAGAACCAATCCTTTCTCATTTTGCTGATTTGAAGCTGCAGCCTGGAGATGATTTCTTGCTCATCGGTTCCAATACAAATATCGATAAATTTAAGAAGAAATATAAATAG